The proteins below are encoded in one region of Flavobacterium nackdongense:
- a CDS encoding SusC/RagA family TonB-linked outer membrane protein: MKNNKHVKKLFLGGNFLRISLILFLCLFLNNVSAQQNLISGKVVDNAGLPIPGANILIKGSKKGVQTDFDGKFSIDAPSKSTLIISYVGMDNANVEVGNKKNINVVLQSSSQSLEEVVVVGYGTKKKSDVISSVASVKTKDMLKVPTSDIGEMLRGKAAGVQVTTNSGGPGSSSTIRIRGDRTLSGNDDPIIIADGVVIGSINDVNANDIASLEILKDAAAQSIYGARASNGVILITTKKGKVGKPKISYNGFSGIQTMNRNFDIYSGEEFAQLKREAARTSNNGVYQPDNVVFSSLELPSVQTGDYIDWEKYMIKTGFTNNHSITVSSATDNTSIYTSLNYIDVKGMIPNSDFEKVSLRVNVDQKINNWLKIGLNTSIQFDESHDPNKDDNGILINSITTSPLGQIYNPDGSYRLNPGGIQETPNPLIDIYETTKFTQNRNDNINLYLDFNLAKGLTYKLNTNRRSWNYKRQSYNNGKSVSGQANAGQGSGQIQFQDNVEYTMSNIFNYNFAVADKNHFGVVAVQEMVSSSYNNFQNNADRIPNDILGIYGLEAAFLNTPNISGSEETLLSGVAKVEYDYDNKYYFTLSGRADGCSRFGIENKWGFFPAANAAWNVHKERFMQEYVPVVNNLKLRASYGQVGNRPENPYLSQATADQRDYIINGVKVSGYIPGSRLSSPDLRWETSTQLNLAVDFGLFKNRLSGTVEVYDTKTTDMIVNAAINQTTGFSNQYQNIGEVNNQGIEVTLNSEIIRNKDFKLNLGASFTKNKNKIVSLYGDKDGDGVEDSDIGNRWFIGQPISVYWQWKGIGIYQVGETIPADAGTGLIPGDIKLYDANPANGAKPEDADRILTPRYPEWYGTVSLNMEYKNFDFSADVYTVQGITRDNPFLYGYNEGASLRGIKNGLKQNYWTPENPSGTWPRPRVGNDPPNLNTIGLQDASYIRLQNISLGYTLPADLIKKLGLGNFRMYVTGNNVITITDFQSYSPEKNASDYPEPVSYVFGLQVGF, encoded by the coding sequence ATGAAAAACAACAAACATGTAAAAAAGCTTTTTCTTGGAGGAAACTTTTTAAGAATTAGCCTGATTTTGTTTCTGTGCCTCTTTTTAAACAATGTTAGTGCACAACAAAATTTAATTTCTGGAAAAGTCGTTGACAATGCAGGATTACCAATTCCTGGAGCCAACATTCTTATTAAAGGAAGTAAGAAGGGAGTTCAAACCGATTTCGATGGTAAATTCAGCATCGATGCTCCTTCAAAAAGTACCTTAATTATTTCCTATGTTGGTATGGATAATGCTAATGTTGAAGTAGGTAACAAAAAAAATATAAACGTGGTGCTTCAATCTAGTTCTCAATCCTTAGAAGAAGTAGTCGTGGTAGGTTATGGAACCAAAAAGAAATCTGATGTAATCAGTTCTGTAGCTTCAGTAAAAACTAAGGATATGCTAAAAGTACCTACATCGGATATTGGCGAAATGCTTAGAGGTAAAGCTGCAGGGGTTCAAGTAACTACCAATAGTGGCGGGCCTGGATCCTCATCTACTATTAGAATTAGAGGAGACAGAACCTTGAGCGGAAATGATGATCCAATTATAATCGCAGATGGCGTTGTTATTGGGAGCATCAATGATGTCAATGCTAATGATATTGCTTCACTAGAGATTTTGAAAGATGCAGCTGCTCAATCAATATATGGAGCCAGAGCATCAAATGGAGTAATTTTGATTACTACTAAAAAAGGGAAAGTAGGCAAGCCAAAAATTTCTTATAATGGTTTTTCAGGAATTCAAACTATGAATAGAAATTTTGACATCTACAGCGGTGAGGAATTTGCTCAATTAAAAAGAGAAGCTGCTAGAACAAGTAACAATGGCGTTTATCAACCAGACAATGTGGTTTTTTCAAGTTTAGAATTACCTTCTGTTCAAACAGGAGATTACATTGATTGGGAAAAATATATGATCAAAACTGGTTTTACCAACAACCATAGCATAACAGTATCTTCTGCAACCGATAACACAAGTATTTATACTAGCCTTAACTATATCGATGTAAAAGGGATGATACCCAACTCTGATTTTGAAAAAGTATCCTTGAGAGTCAACGTAGACCAAAAAATTAACAATTGGTTAAAAATAGGATTGAATACTTCCATTCAGTTTGATGAATCACACGATCCAAACAAAGACGATAATGGTATTTTGATCAATTCAATAACTACATCACCATTAGGTCAAATTTATAATCCTGACGGTTCCTATCGCTTAAACCCGGGAGGAATACAAGAAACACCGAACCCATTAATTGACATCTATGAAACTACTAAATTTACCCAAAATAGAAATGACAATATTAATTTATACCTAGACTTTAATCTTGCGAAAGGATTGACCTATAAATTAAATACCAATCGAAGATCTTGGAATTACAAAAGACAATCGTATAACAACGGAAAATCTGTCTCTGGTCAAGCAAATGCGGGTCAAGGTTCAGGTCAGATCCAATTTCAAGATAATGTTGAATATACAATGAGTAATATCTTCAACTATAACTTTGCAGTGGCCGATAAGAATCACTTTGGTGTTGTGGCAGTTCAAGAAATGGTATCATCTTCCTACAATAATTTTCAAAATAATGCAGATAGAATCCCTAATGATATTCTTGGAATTTATGGACTAGAGGCCGCTTTTTTAAACACTCCCAATATTAGTGGATCAGAGGAAACTTTACTGTCTGGTGTGGCAAAAGTTGAATATGATTACGATAATAAATACTATTTTACATTATCAGGAAGAGCCGATGGTTGCTCAAGATTTGGTATAGAGAATAAATGGGGATTCTTCCCTGCCGCCAATGCAGCATGGAATGTTCACAAAGAAAGATTCATGCAAGAATATGTACCAGTGGTTAATAACCTAAAACTAAGAGCCAGTTATGGACAAGTAGGAAATAGACCCGAAAACCCATATTTAAGTCAGGCAACAGCCGATCAAAGAGATTATATCATCAATGGTGTGAAAGTATCAGGATATATTCCAGGTAGTAGATTATCTTCTCCAGATTTGAGATGGGAAACCTCGACACAATTGAACCTTGCTGTTGATTTTGGCTTATTCAAAAACAGACTGAGCGGAACGGTAGAAGTGTATGATACTAAAACTACTGACATGATCGTTAATGCCGCTATTAATCAAACAACTGGTTTTTCGAATCAATATCAAAACATTGGAGAAGTAAATAATCAAGGTATTGAGGTTACTTTAAATTCTGAAATAATTAGAAACAAAGATTTCAAATTAAATTTAGGAGCTAGCTTTACCAAAAATAAAAATAAAATCGTTTCGCTTTACGGTGATAAGGATGGTGATGGTGTTGAAGATAGCGATATAGGCAACAGATGGTTTATTGGACAACCTATATCTGTCTACTGGCAATGGAAAGGCATTGGGATATATCAGGTGGGAGAAACTATTCCTGCTGATGCAGGTACAGGGTTAATTCCTGGCGATATCAAACTATATGATGCAAATCCCGCTAATGGAGCTAAACCAGAAGATGCAGATAGAATTCTAACCCCGAGATATCCAGAATGGTACGGAACTGTTTCGTTAAATATGGAATACAAAAATTTTGATTTCTCTGCCGATGTATACACCGTGCAAGGGATTACAAGAGACAATCCATTTTTATACGGATACAACGAAGGTGCCTCCTTGCGTGGCATAAAAAATGGCTTGAAACAAAATTATTGGACACCTGAAAATCCATCAGGAACTTGGCCAAGACCAAGAGTAGGTAACGACCCACCAAACTTGAATACCATAGGATTGCAAGATGCTTCTTATATCAGATTGCAAAACATATCCTTGGGATACACTTTGCCAGCAGATTTAATTAAAAAATTAGGACTGGGTAATTTTAGAATGTACGTAACAGGCAATAACGTAATTACAATTACAGATTTTCAATCGTATAGCCCAGAAAAAAATGCTTCTGATTATCCTGAACCCGTATCTTACGTCTTTGGATTACAAGTTGGTTTTTAA
- a CDS encoding two-component regulator propeller domain-containing protein produces MKNISLFLVSSLLLITNSFRSHAQRHDLYFEHINYDESFSQSMISSIHQTKKGFIWMGTANGLINYDGYNFSRYILNKDDQKTISNNHINAILEDNEKNLWIGTNNGLNLFNEKENNFTRVDIPPIKGGRNYISSIIQDADNRIWIGTFGGVKRLDKEKYLLKEISNDPNSPFKTSRVLSLFFDPQYGVLVGTSKGLQCFDPKTGAQKNLPKILTNSASFLKAKVWKVIREKNGDLWFATETNGVFKYSISKNLLTNYLHNSNNNSLSSNWVNDIVAIDNNTIWFATKNGLCVYKKDKNQFIKYKHNPLTSFSLSDDDLKCFLKDRRSDIWIGTTGGGVNLFQKANANFINIRETIKPNFGLNNGLVNAVAKEADGSLWVGTNGGGLNYLDFKNNKSYVYTIDYFDNEKTVNTITAIVHQNEENLYCGTFNGLFKFNKNNKKFTKIPLSQKDSKSGERPITCLIMDNGDLWVGTNGSGIKRVLQDGTVESYSADGKQSSISDNFITDIAKRNNGLWIATQYGLNFFDKKSKKVTKTYRTAGKLSLSNNSLTVIFTDSKKRFWIGTESGGMDLFDEKSGRFYGINQSMGFTNETIKSISEDSNGDIWVSDNDLLYRIKTKIFKPVFNISNFEITSYSAKDGLKVKQFSNNCSLQLSTDQLVFGSSKGVIIFNPLKLIKTQNESEIIFTKLIVNNEEIKPGNKKIPLDNYITETSEISLSYGQGYIGLEFSALNFVNPQNNKYAYKLESTFNKDDWHDIGGQHVVNLTNLNSGTYKLMIKTSNGDGVWNPNIKTLKITMLPPWWKTWWAYLFYLCLLITTGFYLNRFIRNREKLKQALYLEHLEKERQEELYKMKLDFFTNISHEIRTPLTLISGPVEELLTGAEKNSNLENKLKTIKNNSDRLLKLVNELMDFRKAEKGSMKIYCEQQDIVPFCFDIYESFRGFAVEKKIDYKFVLNINTSMIYFDKNQMEKVIYNLLANAFKFTAKNGKITLSVDQKDSDSDTIDIKIKDNGLGIPDNRKKKIFKNFFQLDDRGSKNLGSGIGLALSKSIVELHHGEIKVQTETDPNFNTIFIITLKKGKDHFKKSQIVENEITTTDLANPISDIKTEIIPREAVPFDEENSNSKKTLIIIDDNEEVLSFVNDILRDDYRILKFTNGQEALDYMEKEIPDLIISDVMMPEMDGFELCKILKTSQNTNHIPVILLTAKSSSANRIEGLSTGADSYISKPFSIEELKLKIINLLSAKEIMRIKYSEGFIKNTEVENINTPESKFLKKLTQIIESNIDNSNFDVNDLVKEIGMSRTVLYKKVQTLTNQSVAGFIKNMRLKKAASLLMNSTYPVSEITYMVGFNDRKHFSREFKKLYKFSPTVYKSEQTKTE; encoded by the coding sequence ATGAAGAACATTAGTTTATTCTTAGTAAGCAGCCTTCTATTAATCACCAATTCCTTTCGTTCCCATGCTCAAAGACATGATTTGTACTTTGAGCATATAAATTATGATGAGAGTTTTTCACAAAGCATGATTTCAAGCATTCATCAAACCAAAAAAGGATTTATTTGGATGGGAACTGCCAATGGTTTGATAAATTATGACGGATACAATTTTTCAAGATATATCCTCAACAAAGACGATCAGAAAACCATCAGTAACAACCACATCAATGCCATTTTAGAGGATAATGAAAAGAATTTGTGGATCGGAACTAATAATGGTTTAAATTTATTTAACGAAAAAGAAAATAATTTTACACGCGTAGATATTCCTCCCATTAAAGGGGGTCGAAATTATATATCCTCCATCATACAAGATGCTGATAATAGAATATGGATTGGAACTTTTGGAGGGGTAAAACGCCTCGATAAAGAAAAATATTTATTGAAAGAAATTTCTAATGATCCCAATTCCCCATTCAAAACTAGCCGGGTTCTCTCTTTATTTTTTGATCCTCAATATGGCGTTTTAGTTGGCACATCTAAGGGCCTGCAATGTTTTGATCCAAAAACAGGTGCTCAGAAAAACTTACCAAAAATTTTAACAAACAGCGCATCTTTTCTTAAAGCTAAGGTATGGAAAGTGATTAGAGAAAAAAATGGGGATTTATGGTTTGCAACAGAAACCAACGGCGTTTTTAAGTATTCAATATCCAAAAATCTATTAACCAATTATTTACACAATTCCAACAACAACAGTTTATCATCTAATTGGGTCAATGATATCGTGGCTATTGATAACAATACCATTTGGTTTGCCACTAAAAATGGCCTTTGCGTTTACAAAAAAGATAAAAATCAATTTATTAAATACAAACACAACCCGCTAACTAGCTTCAGTCTGTCTGACGACGATTTAAAATGTTTCCTAAAAGACCGACGAAGCGATATATGGATCGGAACAACGGGCGGTGGCGTGAACTTATTTCAAAAAGCAAATGCCAATTTTATTAATATTAGAGAAACCATAAAACCCAATTTTGGGCTAAACAATGGATTGGTAAATGCGGTAGCCAAAGAAGCTGATGGCTCCTTATGGGTTGGAACGAATGGAGGTGGATTGAATTATTTAGACTTCAAAAACAACAAAAGCTATGTCTATACTATAGATTATTTTGATAATGAAAAAACAGTCAATACCATTACGGCCATTGTTCATCAGAATGAAGAAAATTTGTATTGTGGAACCTTTAACGGATTGTTTAAATTCAATAAAAACAATAAAAAATTTACTAAAATACCGCTTTCGCAAAAGGATTCCAAAAGTGGAGAACGACCCATAACTTGTTTAATAATGGACAATGGAGACCTTTGGGTTGGAACCAACGGAAGTGGAATCAAAAGAGTTTTGCAAGATGGAACAGTCGAAAGCTACTCGGCTGATGGTAAGCAAAGTTCTATTAGTGATAACTTTATAACCGATATAGCCAAAAGAAATAACGGCTTGTGGATAGCAACACAGTATGGATTAAATTTTTTTGATAAAAAATCTAAAAAAGTTACAAAAACATATAGAACTGCAGGAAAATTGAGCTTATCAAACAATAGCTTAACAGTCATTTTCACTGATTCAAAAAAAAGGTTTTGGATTGGCACCGAAAGCGGAGGAATGGACTTATTCGATGAAAAATCAGGACGATTTTATGGAATCAATCAATCGATGGGGTTTACCAACGAAACAATAAAAAGTATATCGGAAGATTCTAATGGCGATATTTGGGTTAGTGATAATGATCTGTTATATCGAATAAAAACAAAGATTTTCAAACCTGTTTTTAATATATCTAATTTTGAAATCACCTCTTATTCGGCTAAAGATGGCTTGAAAGTAAAACAATTTTCAAATAATTGCAGTTTGCAATTGAGTACTGATCAGCTAGTATTCGGCTCTTCAAAGGGGGTCATCATTTTCAATCCATTAAAATTGATAAAAACCCAAAATGAAAGCGAAATAATATTTACCAAACTTATCGTCAATAATGAAGAAATAAAACCAGGTAACAAAAAAATTCCTTTGGATAATTATATAACTGAAACTTCAGAAATTAGCTTGAGTTATGGTCAGGGATATATCGGGCTTGAGTTCAGTGCCTTGAATTTTGTAAATCCACAAAATAATAAATATGCGTACAAGCTAGAAAGTACTTTCAATAAAGACGATTGGCACGATATCGGTGGTCAACACGTTGTAAATTTAACCAATTTAAATTCAGGGACTTACAAATTGATGATTAAAACATCAAATGGAGATGGCGTATGGAATCCCAATATTAAAACTTTAAAAATTACGATGCTCCCACCTTGGTGGAAAACATGGTGGGCTTACCTATTCTATTTATGTTTACTCATTACTACTGGTTTCTACCTCAATCGTTTTATCAGAAATCGAGAGAAATTGAAACAAGCTTTATATTTAGAGCATCTTGAAAAAGAAAGACAAGAGGAATTGTACAAAATGAAATTGGATTTCTTTACCAATATTTCTCATGAAATCAGAACCCCTTTAACCCTTATAAGTGGTCCCGTTGAAGAACTACTTACCGGTGCTGAAAAAAATTCTAATCTCGAAAATAAATTAAAGACCATCAAAAATAATTCGGATAGATTATTGAAATTGGTCAATGAACTCATGGACTTTAGAAAGGCCGAAAAAGGAAGTATGAAAATATATTGTGAACAACAGGATATCGTTCCTTTTTGTTTTGATATTTACGAATCGTTCCGTGGTTTTGCTGTAGAGAAAAAAATCGACTACAAATTTGTCTTGAATATCAACACTAGTATGATTTATTTTGATAAAAACCAGATGGAAAAAGTAATTTATAACTTACTAGCCAATGCTTTTAAATTTACTGCTAAAAACGGCAAAATTACTTTATCGGTAGATCAAAAAGATAGTGATTCAGATACAATTGATATCAAAATAAAAGATAACGGTCTTGGGATACCCGATAATAGGAAAAAGAAAATATTTAAAAACTTTTTTCAACTAGACGATCGTGGCAGTAAAAACTTAGGAAGCGGAATAGGTCTAGCTTTGAGCAAAAGCATTGTAGAGTTACATCACGGTGAAATAAAAGTACAAACTGAAACAGATCCAAATTTCAATACTATATTTATAATTACCTTGAAAAAAGGAAAAGACCATTTCAAAAAATCACAAATTGTAGAAAACGAAATCACGACAACTGATTTAGCGAATCCTATTTCGGATATTAAAACAGAAATTATTCCCCGAGAGGCGGTACCTTTTGATGAAGAAAATAGCAATTCAAAAAAGACCTTGATTATTATCGATGATAACGAAGAAGTCTTGTCTTTTGTTAATGATATTTTGCGTGACGATTATAGAATTTTAAAATTCACCAATGGTCAAGAAGCTCTTGATTATATGGAAAAAGAAATTCCAGATCTTATCATTAGTGATGTTATGATGCCTGAAATGGATGGTTTTGAACTGTGTAAGATTTTAAAAACCAGCCAAAACACCAATCATATTCCAGTCATTTTATTGACCGCAAAATCATCGTCAGCAAACAGGATTGAAGGACTTTCTACGGGAGCCGATTCTTATATTTCAAAACCCTTCAGTATCGAGGAATTGAAACTTAAAATTATAAACCTACTATCGGCTAAAGAAATAATGCGCATAAAATATAGTGAAGGATTTATTAAAAATACCGAAGTTGAAAACATCAATACGCCCGAAAGCAAATTCTTGAAAAAATTAACTCAAATTATCGAATCAAACATAGATAATTCAAACTTTGACGTCAACGATTTGGTCAAAGAAATTGGAATGAGCAGGACTGTACTTTATAAAAAAGTACAAACACTCACTAACCAATCTGTAGCTGGGTTTATAAAAAACATGAGATTGAAAAAGGCTGCAAGTCTACTGATGAATTCCACTTACCCAGTATCTGAAATTACTTACATGGTAGGTTTTAATGACAGAAAGCACTTTAGTCGGGAATTTAAAAAACTTTACAAGTTCTCTCCAACGGTATACAAAAGTGAACAAACCAAAACAGAATAA
- the mgrA gene encoding L-glyceraldehyde 3-phosphate reductase — MQYIANPDRYQKMEYRRCGNSGLKLPAISLGLWHNFGQIDSYENARNILQVAFDNGITHFDLANNYGPPAGSAEENFGKIFKQDFIPYRDELVISTKAGWGMWDGPYGDWGSKKYLVASLDQSLKRMGLDYVDIFYHHRPDPETPLEETMGTLDLMVRQGKALYVGISSYEPEEAAKAFEILKKLGTPCLIHQPRYSMFDRWVEDGLLDLLQEEKVGCISFSPLAQGLLTNKYLKGIPEGSRAARNRGNGAIEEGQVSEERINKVLQLNEVALERGQNLAQMALAWILKDQRITSVLVGVSKSEQLLDSIRCIENYSFTNEELNRINNILK, encoded by the coding sequence ATGCAATACATAGCAAACCCAGATCGATATCAAAAAATGGAATATCGAAGATGTGGTAACAGTGGATTAAAATTACCTGCCATTTCGCTTGGTCTATGGCACAACTTTGGCCAAATCGACTCCTACGAAAATGCTCGAAATATTTTGCAAGTGGCCTTCGATAATGGAATTACCCATTTTGATTTAGCCAATAATTATGGTCCGCCAGCGGGTTCTGCAGAGGAAAACTTCGGAAAAATATTCAAACAAGATTTCATACCTTACCGCGATGAATTGGTTATTTCAACCAAAGCCGGTTGGGGTATGTGGGATGGTCCTTATGGAGATTGGGGATCCAAAAAATACTTGGTAGCGAGTCTTGACCAAAGTCTAAAAAGAATGGGGCTGGATTATGTGGATATTTTTTACCACCATCGCCCAGATCCCGAAACACCCCTTGAGGAAACTATGGGAACACTAGATTTGATGGTACGTCAGGGAAAAGCACTATATGTTGGAATATCTAGCTATGAACCCGAAGAAGCTGCCAAAGCATTTGAAATACTAAAAAAATTAGGTACGCCTTGCTTAATTCATCAACCGAGATATTCGATGTTTGATCGTTGGGTCGAAGATGGATTATTGGATTTATTACAAGAGGAAAAGGTAGGTTGTATCTCGTTTTCACCACTTGCTCAAGGATTATTAACCAACAAATATCTTAAGGGCATTCCAGAAGGCTCAAGAGCTGCTAGAAATCGTGGTAACGGTGCCATCGAAGAAGGTCAGGTTTCGGAGGAGAGGATCAACAAAGTGCTACAATTAAATGAAGTAGCACTTGAACGAGGACAAAACCTAGCACAAATGGCTTTGGCTTGGATATTGAAAGACCAACGGATTACTTCTGTTCTTGTGGGCGTAAGCAAATCGGAACAACTTTTAGACTCCATACGTTGCATTGAAAATTATTCGTTTACAAATGAAGAACTCAACAGAATAAATAACATATTGAAATAG
- a CDS encoding VPS52 family protein, which produces MIVATVYIRSAIKLREFVRGIDGPLANARLKIQLRQQQKFRCKHFKKILKKMENKEMLAIINHIFSSIEKLIPTYLEIDEDKNISNGNLAVCIIDENQNVYGKMFGTNQPSLRNSYKLAWTKASQVWLTGVKTGEYERMVFTKEVDENANGILAPDLIGWEGGQPLVMKNGKKLSAGFSGFRGTTDLEIMVKALALAEQY; this is translated from the coding sequence ATGATAGTCGCTACGGTTTATATAAGGTCTGCCATAAAACTGCGAGAATTTGTTCGTGGGATTGATGGACCATTAGCTAACGCTCGTTTGAAAATACAATTGAGGCAACAACAAAAATTTAGATGTAAACACTTTAAAAAAATACTTAAAAAAATGGAAAACAAAGAAATGCTAGCAATCATAAACCATATTTTCAGCTCAATTGAAAAACTAATTCCTACTTACTTAGAAATCGATGAAGATAAAAATATCTCGAACGGAAATCTAGCCGTCTGCATCATTGATGAAAATCAAAACGTATACGGAAAAATGTTTGGAACCAATCAACCAAGTCTAAGAAATTCCTACAAACTTGCTTGGACAAAAGCCAGCCAAGTGTGGCTTACAGGAGTTAAAACAGGTGAATATGAGAGAATGGTTTTTACAAAAGAGGTAGATGAAAATGCAAATGGTATTCTTGCTCCTGATCTGATTGGATGGGAAGGCGGGCAACCTCTTGTTATGAAAAACGGGAAAAAACTTTCAGCTGGTTTTAGCGGTTTCCGCGGTACAACTGATCTTGAAATAATGGTCAAAGCACTTGCTTTGGCAGAACAGTATTAA
- a CDS encoding glycoside hydrolase family 5 protein, which translates to MKKIIQKLTYLLVGLAAILNSCSSGGDSLPTTDTKTPSNLLITTEIAGATTANPGGDGSGTVLFKATATNATTFQITVEGKTLPMTNGQLSYTFSTAGTNTFTATVTAFNSGKSVSASTTITLTIQGGVTAIDITKAMGPGFNLGNTFDNGANPTSITSIKSIIDIYTAAGMKHVRIPVSWMQSVSGSTLANTGTGKVDFNHSRFLELKAAIDYAISKGLYVVINTHHEHWLKDYYDGSATYNTKFSTLWSDIATYFKDYSNKLIFDILNEPEGTMGQWGAEAGFSFPQPTSTTALNLTRQINKVGYDAIRATAGGNATRIIMVEPNGQGNQGMIEEVYPTKADLPGGGTDKYLVIQVHTYDPWAFCGETGADSAYPGATSIAAAINKVAVHSTLLGVPINYGEFGVGRTSAARNTSVVYEYYRTVKTTTLANNMSFSVWDDRGWFGLISSPDKITYSLSTNNIVVEMMK; encoded by the coding sequence ATGAAAAAAATCATTCAAAAATTAACCTACCTTCTAGTAGGTCTCGCAGCTATCCTAAATTCTTGCAGTAGTGGCGGTGATTCTCTACCTACTACAGATACCAAAACACCATCCAATCTTTTAATTACAACTGAAATTGCTGGCGCAACGACAGCTAATCCTGGTGGTGATGGAAGCGGAACAGTACTATTTAAAGCAACTGCCACTAACGCTACTACATTTCAAATAACGGTCGAAGGAAAAACATTGCCAATGACTAATGGACAATTATCCTATACTTTTTCTACTGCTGGTACTAATACATTTACCGCTACTGTTACTGCATTTAATTCCGGAAAATCAGTCAGTGCATCTACGACAATTACGCTTACCATTCAAGGGGGGGTAACAGCAATCGATATCACTAAAGCAATGGGACCTGGATTCAATTTGGGAAATACTTTCGACAATGGAGCAAATCCAACGTCTATTACCTCAATTAAATCTATTATCGATATTTATACAGCTGCAGGAATGAAGCATGTACGAATACCGGTAAGCTGGATGCAAAGTGTAAGTGGTTCTACGCTAGCTAATACAGGAACTGGTAAAGTGGATTTTAACCACTCCCGTTTTCTTGAATTAAAAGCAGCGATAGATTACGCGATTAGCAAAGGATTATATGTTGTGATCAATACGCACCACGAACATTGGTTAAAAGATTATTATGATGGCTCGGCAACATACAATACAAAATTTTCAACTTTGTGGAGCGATATTGCAACCTATTTTAAAGATTATTCCAATAAGTTAATTTTTGATATTTTGAATGAGCCAGAGGGCACCATGGGGCAATGGGGAGCTGAAGCAGGTTTTTCATTCCCACAACCAACCAGTACTACAGCACTTAATCTTACAAGACAAATCAACAAAGTTGGTTATGATGCCATTAGGGCTACTGCTGGCGGAAACGCAACTCGAATTATCATGGTGGAACCCAACGGCCAAGGAAATCAGGGAATGATTGAAGAGGTATATCCAACCAAAGCAGATCTTCCAGGCGGTGGAACCGATAAATATCTTGTTATTCAAGTGCACACTTACGATCCTTGGGCTTTTTGTGGAGAAACGGGAGCCGATTCCGCTTATCCTGGAGCAACATCCATTGCTGCTGCCATAAATAAAGTCGCTGTACATTCAACACTTTTAGGAGTGCCTATTAATTATGGTGAATTTGGAGTGGGAAGAACTTCGGCTGCAAGAAATACGTCTGTAGTCTATGAATATTATCGTACGGTGAAAACAACCACTTTAGCTAATAATATGTCATTTTCAGTTTGGGATGACAGAGGCTGGTTTGGACTTATATCTTCACCCGACAAAATAACGTACAGTTTATCGACGAACAATATTGTTGTTGAAATGATGAAATAG